In the Hyphomonadaceae bacterium BL14 genome, one interval contains:
- a CDS encoding Na+/H+ antiporter subunit E: MTRKWLYGVTLTIVLAAMWALLSGYGLKQPILSLAVFSIAVTVFMTVRMGLLDGESTPYLRVRYYSYWGWLAGEIVSANIAVLRIVLSPVIDIKPVVTRTPVTLRDDVARATLANSYTLTPGTVTMEIQENGFILHALDESFASQEGFRAFERRVKAATGETG, from the coding sequence TTGACCCGCAAATGGCTCTATGGCGTGACCCTGACCATCGTGCTCGCCGCGATGTGGGCGCTGCTGTCCGGATACGGGCTGAAGCAGCCCATCCTGTCGCTGGCGGTCTTCTCCATTGCCGTGACGGTCTTCATGACCGTGCGCATGGGCCTGCTGGATGGTGAGTCCACGCCGTATCTGCGGGTGCGGTATTACAGCTATTGGGGCTGGCTGGCAGGCGAGATCGTATCTGCCAACATCGCTGTTTTGCGCATCGTCCTGTCGCCGGTGATCGACATCAAGCCTGTGGTGACGCGGACACCTGTGACGCTGCGTGATGATGTGGCGCGCGCGACGCTGGCCAACTCCTACACCCTGACCCCGGGCACGGTGACCATGGAGATCCAGGAGAACGGGTTCATCTTGCATGCGCTCGACGAATCGTTCGCCAGCCAGGAAGGCTTCCGCGCGTTCGAGCGCCGGGTGAAGGCCGCCACCGGGGAGACCGGCTGA
- a CDS encoding monovalent cation/H+ antiporter complex subunit F: MNFTGFVDIVVALMLVAAMALMLVRLFIGPTLYDRVLAVNAFGTKIVLFLAVFSLAVGQADSIDIALLYALINFVATIAILKFFSYRSLDVALFDSEPRAARKDGEGE; the protein is encoded by the coding sequence ATGAACTTTACCGGCTTTGTCGACATTGTCGTTGCGCTGATGCTCGTCGCCGCTATGGCGCTCATGCTGGTGCGCCTGTTCATCGGTCCGACACTCTATGACCGCGTGCTGGCGGTGAATGCGTTCGGCACCAAGATCGTTCTGTTCCTGGCCGTGTTCTCGCTGGCGGTCGGGCAGGCTGACAGCATCGACATTGCGCTGCTCTATGCCCTGATCAATTTCGTGGCGACCATCGCGATCCTGAAATTCTTCAGCTACCGCTCGCTGGATGTGGCGCTGTTCGATTCAGAACCGCGTGCGGCGCGCAAGGACGGGGAGGGCGAGTGA
- the mnhG gene encoding monovalent cation/H(+) antiporter subunit G: MMDWMFWLGVAQALASAAFMLTGAGLVLAGAIGVIRLPDFYTRMHAAGVTDTLGAELVIMGLIIQSGFTLVSVKLAILGLIVFLTSPTSTHAVANAAYRSGLKPLLRRWRSDETREEAQ; this comes from the coding sequence ATGATGGACTGGATGTTCTGGCTTGGCGTCGCTCAGGCCCTGGCCTCAGCCGCTTTCATGCTGACCGGTGCCGGCCTTGTCCTGGCAGGTGCCATCGGCGTGATCCGCCTGCCTGATTTCTACACACGCATGCATGCTGCGGGCGTCACCGATACGCTGGGTGCGGAGCTGGTCATCATGGGGCTGATCATCCAGTCGGGCTTTACGCTGGTGAGCGTGAAGCTGGCGATCCTCGGGCTGATTGTCTTCCTGACCAGTCCGACATCGACCCATGCCGTGGCCAATGCTGCCTACCGCTCGGGCCTCAAGCCGCTGCTGCGCCGCTGGCGCTCTGATGAGACGCGGGAGGAGGCGCAATGA